DNA from Candidatus Hydrogenedentota bacterium:
AGGTCATGGTCAGCGAGGTATTGATGTCCACCTTCGCGTCGAAATTGTCCGAGCGCGCGTAGACTTCCTTCACCTTCATGCCCGTCACCCACATGACGATATCGACGAGGTGGCTCCCGGAATCGTTAAGTTGGCCGCCGCCGGAGAGCGCGGGGTCCTGCCGCCAGGTGCCGCGCGTCAGGCGCAGCCATTCCTGAGCCTGGACCGCCTGGACGAACTGCACCTCGCCCAAACGCCCTTTCCTGATTTGTTCGCGCATGTAGCGGAACGTGGGCTCGAAATGCCGCTGATACGAGATCATGAGCGTGCGATTGACCCGTTTCGCGAGCGCGATCAGCGCCCTCGCGTGCCGGATGGTGCAGACCATCGGCTTCTCGCTCAGGACGTGCAGCCCCTTCTTGAGCGCCGCGGCAGTCTGCTCATAGTGCACCGTGTGCGGACTGAGAATCACCACGCCGTCCAGCGCCTCGTTCCGCAGCATGTCGCGGTAATCGCGGTAGACGGG
Protein-coding regions in this window:
- a CDS encoding Gfo/Idh/MocA family oxidoreductase, whose product is MPGKLRIGFVGAGGIAIGHFQRLAATKKAVVTALTEPSDASLQQFRKHCPGSEPLPVYRDYRDMLRNEALDGVVILSPHTVHYEQTAAALKKGLHVLSEKPMVCTIRHARALIALAKRVNRTLMISYQRHFEPTFRYMREQIRKGRLGEVQFVQAVQAQEWLRLTRGTWRQDPALSGGGQLNDSGSHLVDIVMWVTGMKVKEVYARSDNFDAKVDINTSLTMT